In the Muricauda sp. MAR_2010_75 genome, one interval contains:
- a CDS encoding P-II family nitrogen regulator, whose translation MKKVEAIIRKSKFDEVKKALHQIEVNFFSYWDVTGVGNEKQGHVYRGISYSTSDIQRRYLVIVVSDDFLDKTVNVLLDTAGTGNVGDGKIFVSDVIQAYRIRTKESGSAGIN comes from the coding sequence CAATTATTAGAAAATCCAAATTTGATGAGGTGAAAAAAGCCCTCCATCAAATTGAGGTTAACTTCTTCAGTTACTGGGATGTAACGGGAGTTGGAAATGAGAAACAAGGACATGTGTATCGTGGTATTTCCTATAGTACCAGTGATATACAGCGGAGGTATTTGGTTATCGTGGTATCCGATGACTTTCTGGACAAGACCGTGAACGTATTATTGGACACAGCAGGCACAGGAAATGTGGGAGATGGGAAAATTTTCGTCTCAGATGTGATTCAGGCGTACAGAATCAGGACCAAGGAAAGCGGTAGTGCTGGAATCAATTAA
- a CDS encoding ammonium transporter, with protein MILQEQEAIDKAVEAITGDMGALWILIAGILVFFMQAGFTLVEVGFTRSKNSGNIIMKNLMDLAVGSVMFWAVGYGIMYGSGLVGGGFFRTSPAEQGYFFFSATDWYNLFFQTVFCATAATIVSGAIAGRTKFSTYLIFSALMTTLIYPISGSWYWPFDDDAWLNTAGFIDFAGSSVVHAVGGGAALVAAILVGPRIGKYVDGKPQAIPGHNMTFGALGVFILWLGWFGFNGGSQLAWGGDDTIAASSVIINTNLAAAIGAIGAMFFTWAKYGRADISMTLNGALAGLVGITAGCGAVNAWGALAIGLICGIVVVLSIEFIDKKLKIDDPVGAISVHGTCGFLGTALIGFFALDGGLFYGGGAKLLWVQTYGSLSYILWAALATFIVLFILKKTIGLRVSEKEEVEGLDIHEHGIEAYPEHISQDK; from the coding sequence ATGATTTTACAAGAACAAGAAGCAATAGATAAAGCCGTAGAAGCCATCACTGGCGATATGGGCGCATTGTGGATATTGATCGCGGGCATTTTGGTCTTCTTTATGCAAGCAGGATTCACGTTGGTGGAAGTAGGTTTTACCCGTAGCAAGAACTCGGGTAACATTATTATGAAAAACCTAATGGATTTGGCCGTTGGTTCGGTCATGTTCTGGGCCGTTGGTTATGGTATCATGTACGGTAGCGGACTTGTTGGCGGAGGATTTTTTAGAACCAGTCCCGCAGAGCAGGGCTATTTCTTTTTCAGTGCAACAGACTGGTACAACCTGTTCTTCCAGACCGTGTTCTGCGCAACCGCAGCTACCATTGTATCTGGAGCAATCGCCGGTAGAACCAAATTTTCTACCTATTTGATTTTCTCCGCTTTGATGACCACCCTTATCTACCCTATTTCTGGTAGCTGGTACTGGCCATTTGACGATGATGCTTGGTTGAACACCGCTGGTTTCATCGATTTTGCAGGTTCATCCGTAGTTCACGCCGTTGGTGGTGGTGCCGCTTTGGTTGCCGCTATTTTGGTAGGGCCACGAATTGGAAAATACGTGGATGGAAAACCACAAGCAATTCCAGGTCACAATATGACCTTTGGTGCCCTTGGGGTATTCATCCTTTGGTTGGGATGGTTCGGATTCAACGGAGGTTCCCAATTGGCTTGGGGAGGTGATGACACCATTGCCGCTTCCAGCGTAATCATTAACACAAATTTAGCTGCGGCCATTGGTGCCATTGGCGCAATGTTCTTTACATGGGCCAAATATGGTAGAGCCGATATTTCCATGACCTTGAACGGTGCTTTGGCCGGATTGGTAGGTATTACCGCCGGATGTGGTGCTGTAAACGCATGGGGGGCCTTGGCCATAGGATTGATTTGTGGTATTGTGGTGGTATTGTCCATCGAGTTCATCGACAAAAAATTGAAGATTGATGATCCCGTTGGTGCTATTTCAGTACACGGAACCTGTGGTTTCCTAGGAACTGCCCTAATCGGATTCTTCGCCTTGGATGGTGGATTGTTCTACGGAGGTGGTGCCAAACTACTATGGGTACAAACTTATGGTTCTTTGAGCTATATCCTTTGGGCTGCGTTGGCAACCTTCATTGTACTGTTCATCTTAAAGAAAACCATTGGACTTCGTGTTTCTGAGAAAGAAGAAGTTGAAGGGTTGGATATCCATGAACATGGTATTGAAGCCTATCCTGAGCACATTTCACAGGACAAATAA
- a CDS encoding outer membrane beta-barrel protein, producing the protein MKTIINTNFVKKLAFAALALISVSAFAQEEEESPKFSFSGSVDAYYRSNLTAPNGEEAIAPGSSFANLDGFALGMANVIAAYEGEKVGFVADLVFGPRGTDAIFASPMYSATGDIVNQLYVYWNVSDAVTLTFGNFNTFLGYEVISPVANFNYSTSYLFSYGPFSHTGLKADFDLGSDWSAMLAVMNPTDLTELNGTGDYAVGAQLGYSGQFLNFLYSQGGFEVDYTGGFDLSEDFFLGINAAHFSAEDDGGSFTGVALYPQLATSETFTIGLRGEYFMTGDFFGDAASIGSDADGDASVLALTLTGSATIGDLILKPEIRLDSSSEDAFIDNDRMPTGSLASVLFAAIYSF; encoded by the coding sequence ATGAAAACGATTATAAATACAAATTTCGTAAAAAAATTAGCTTTCGCCGCATTGGCATTGATTTCAGTAAGTGCTTTTGCCCAGGAAGAGGAAGAATCACCAAAATTTAGTTTCAGTGGTTCCGTAGATGCCTATTATAGAAGCAACTTAACAGCTCCTAATGGTGAAGAAGCCATTGCTCCTGGTTCTTCTTTTGCAAACTTGGATGGTTTTGCCTTGGGTATGGCCAACGTTATTGCTGCTTACGAAGGTGAAAAAGTTGGTTTTGTAGCTGATTTGGTCTTCGGTCCAAGAGGTACAGACGCCATTTTTGCTTCTCCAATGTATTCTGCAACTGGCGACATCGTTAACCAATTGTATGTATACTGGAATGTAAGTGATGCCGTAACCTTGACCTTCGGTAACTTCAACACCTTCTTGGGATATGAAGTTATCTCTCCAGTGGCCAACTTTAACTATAGTACTTCTTATCTATTCTCTTACGGACCTTTTAGCCATACAGGTTTGAAAGCTGATTTTGACTTGGGAAGCGACTGGTCTGCCATGCTGGCTGTAATGAACCCAACCGATTTGACCGAGTTGAACGGTACTGGTGATTATGCTGTAGGTGCACAGTTGGGATACTCAGGACAATTCTTGAACTTCTTGTATAGCCAAGGTGGGTTTGAAGTAGATTATACTGGCGGATTTGATTTATCAGAAGATTTCTTCTTGGGAATCAATGCTGCACACTTTAGTGCTGAAGATGACGGCGGTTCCTTTACTGGAGTTGCTCTTTATCCTCAATTGGCCACGTCCGAAACCTTTACCATTGGTCTTCGAGGTGAGTACTTTATGACTGGAGATTTCTTTGGAGATGCTGCCAGTATTGGGTCCGATGCTGACGGAGATGCAAGCGTTCTCGCACTCACCTTGACCGGTAGTGCCACCATTGGTGATTTGATTCTAAAACCTGAAATAAGATTGGATAGCTCTTCTGAAGATGCGTTCATTGATAATGATAGAATGCCAACTGGAAGTTTGGCCTCTGTATTGTTTGCTGCTATCTACTCTTTCTAG
- a CDS encoding DUF1684 domain-containing protein, which translates to MKYPVLVFVLLILSCGRGKKYHDETTVEQPQSPLVADILDFQQELNESFKDPETSPLPDRYRKEFETLDFFEPDTSYVVKAKFVRTPDAVPFLNPTTTDRKTEEVVYGIAHFTLNGEEHQLEVYQSLGLLDQEGYEDYLFLPFLDDTNGNETYGGGRYIDLNIPEDDTLVIDFNKAYNPYCVYNKKYSCPLVPRQNYLRTNVRAGVKNFLKD; encoded by the coding sequence ATGAAATATCCAGTTTTGGTCTTTGTTTTGTTGATACTTTCCTGCGGAAGAGGTAAAAAATACCATGATGAGACAACAGTAGAACAGCCCCAATCACCCTTGGTGGCCGATATTTTGGATTTTCAACAGGAACTGAACGAGAGTTTTAAGGATCCTGAGACCTCGCCGTTACCCGATAGATACCGAAAGGAATTTGAGACATTGGATTTTTTTGAACCGGACACATCCTATGTGGTCAAGGCCAAGTTTGTGCGTACTCCTGATGCCGTACCCTTTTTAAATCCTACTACCACTGATAGGAAAACAGAAGAGGTGGTCTATGGTATAGCCCATTTTACATTAAATGGAGAAGAACACCAATTGGAAGTGTATCAAAGTTTGGGTTTGTTGGATCAGGAAGGATACGAAGACTATTTATTTTTGCCTTTTTTGGACGATACCAACGGAAATGAAACCTATGGCGGCGGGCGCTATATAGATTTGAACATTCCTGAAGACGATACGTTGGTCATTGATTTTAACAAGGCGTATAATCCGTACTGTGTATATAATAAAAAGTACTCCTGCCCTCTAGTGCCAAGGCAAAATTATTTGAGAACTAATGTGAGAGCAGGAGTGAAAAACTTTTTGAAAGACTAA
- a CDS encoding DJ-1/PfpI family protein — MKNLLLSCIIIFLSACSEKKASEDNQKTIERRLPAIHPNRYNTAFLIMDGVYNTEFTAPFDIFQHTQYREGIKAMNTFSVANTLEPITSFEGIRILPDFDYTQDSIPKIDILVVPSAEHHLNTDLKDTVMLNFVKKVAKDALFVTSHCDGAFVLAKARLLDEVASTTFPSDVPTYKEMFPQLSVKDSVLFVHDGKFITSAGGAKSFEAALYLCEYLYGTEIAQSIAGGLVIDWNLEDVPKFIAQ, encoded by the coding sequence ATGAAAAACTTACTCCTATCGTGTATAATCATCTTTCTATCTGCATGTTCAGAAAAGAAAGCATCCGAAGACAACCAAAAAACCATAGAACGAAGGTTGCCAGCAATACACCCCAACCGATACAACACGGCCTTTTTGATCATGGACGGAGTATACAATACCGAGTTCACCGCTCCTTTTGATATTTTTCAGCATACCCAATACCGCGAAGGCATCAAGGCTATGAACACGTTCTCGGTGGCCAATACTCTGGAGCCAATTACCTCATTTGAAGGTATCCGAATCCTCCCGGATTTTGATTACACCCAAGACTCTATCCCCAAAATTGATATTTTGGTCGTACCCAGCGCCGAACACCACTTGAATACGGATTTAAAGGACACGGTTATGCTGAATTTTGTAAAAAAAGTGGCCAAGGACGCCCTTTTTGTCACTTCACATTGTGATGGCGCCTTTGTTTTGGCCAAAGCCAGACTGTTGGATGAAGTGGCCTCCACCACTTTCCCTAGTGATGTCCCAACCTATAAAGAGATGTTTCCCCAACTAAGCGTTAAAGACAGTGTTCTTTTTGTCCATGACGGGAAGTTTATTACCTCCGCTGGAGGGGCTAAAAGTTTTGAAGCCGCTCTTTATCTCTGTGAATACTTATATGGAACGGAGATTGCCCAGTCCATCGCAGGCGGATTGGTCATTGATTGGAATCTGGAAGATGTTCCCAAGTTTATTGCTCAATAA
- a CDS encoding Lrp/AsnC family transcriptional regulator codes for MKIDALNWQILDHLQKNARESFSHIGREVGLTPPAVAERVKKMEDLGIIEGYGAKISYVKAGHQFKAIIMLRAFMGKLKPFLDKVKSLQEVVNCYRITGNENIIMEVVLRDQSHLEKFIDELIVYGECRTHIVLSNVVAHAPIKSGTQGK; via the coding sequence ATGAAGATAGATGCACTTAATTGGCAAATTTTAGATCACTTACAGAAAAATGCAAGGGAATCCTTTTCCCATATTGGTCGTGAAGTGGGTCTTACACCACCTGCCGTAGCAGAGCGTGTAAAGAAGATGGAGGACTTGGGAATCATAGAGGGTTATGGTGCCAAAATTTCCTATGTGAAGGCTGGTCACCAGTTTAAGGCGATTATTATGCTACGGGCCTTTATGGGGAAACTCAAACCTTTTTTGGACAAGGTGAAATCCCTTCAGGAAGTGGTGAATTGTTACCGAATCACAGGGAATGAAAATATTATCATGGAGGTAGTGCTCCGCGATCAATCCCATTTGGAAAAGTTTATCGATGAACTTATCGTCTACGGTGAATGCAGGACCCATATTGTGCTGTCCAATGTGGTAGCCCACGCCCCCATCAAAAGTGGAACGCAAGGAAAATAA
- a CDS encoding methylmalonyl-CoA mutase family protein — MEQLKPYKPKHKIRIVTAASLFDGHDAAINIMRRIIQATGVEVIHLGHDRSVAEVVDCAIQEDANAIAMTSYQGGHNEYFRYMFDLLQERGAGHIKIFGGGGGVILPEEIKELMDYGIERIYSPDDGRQMGLQGMINDLVERCDTAVPDLQVPKGKKLEDLLANKDSNTIARLISLAENRHSAFEKYQSGIQNGQGSVPVLGITGTGGAGKSSLVDELVRRFLIDFPEKHVGIISVDPSKRKTGGALLGDRIRMNSINNDRVYMRSLATRQSNLALSKHVSEAVQVLKAAQYDLIILETSGIGQSDTEILEHSDVSLYVMTPEFGAATQLEKIDMLDFADLVAINKFDKRGALDALRDVKKQYARNHGLWHANEDDLPIYGTIASQFNDPGMNSLYKKVMDTLVEKAGSSLVSHFEVSEEMAEKIYVIPPSRTRYLSEIAENNRSYDIKSEEQSKIAQQLYGIFITLTSILDMESEKSEKLILDKTGLNEDAVFSKIKNDEEKTLAGLLIKEFDKIKMNLLPQNWDTLLKWQEKVNRYKSDVYSFKVRNREVNIKTHTESLSHSQIPKVALPKYKAWGDILQWILQENVPGEFPYTAGLYPFKREGEDPTRMFAGEGGPERTNRRFHYVSLDMPAKRLSTAFDSVTLYGNDPDHRPDIYGKIGNAGVSICCLDDAKKLYSGFDLSNPMTSVSMTINGPAPMLLGFFMNAAIDQNCEKYIKENDLEGEVEKKIEILYKKKDVPRPTYFGKLPEGNNGLGLLLLGVTGDQVLPQEVYAKIKGETLKQVRGTVQADILKEDQAQNTCIFSTEFALKLMGDVQEYFIEHQVRNFYSVSISGYHIAEAGANPITQLAFTLSNGFTYVEYYLSRGMDINKFGPNLSFFFSNGVDPEYAVIGRVARRIWAKALKEKYEADPRAQMLKYHIQTSGRSLHAQEIDFNDIRTTLQALYAIYDNCNSLHTNAYDEAITTPTEESVRRAMAIQLIINKELGLAKNENPIQGSFIIEELTDLVEEAVLLEFDRITERGGVLGAMETMYQRSKIQEESLHYETLKHSGDYPIIGVNTFLSSKGSPTILPAEVIRATEEEKKNQIKTLQNLHQREKARAEKQLKELQQTAINNENIFDKLMEVTKYCSLGQITKALFQVGGQYRRNM; from the coding sequence ACTAAAACCTTACAAGCCCAAACATAAAATCAGGATAGTGACAGCTGCTTCCCTTTTTGACGGACATGATGCGGCTATCAATATTATGAGACGTATCATTCAAGCCACTGGGGTTGAGGTGATTCATTTGGGCCATGATAGGAGTGTTGCCGAGGTGGTGGACTGTGCCATTCAGGAGGATGCCAACGCCATTGCCATGACCTCCTACCAAGGCGGGCATAACGAGTACTTCAGATATATGTTCGATTTGCTGCAGGAAAGAGGGGCGGGGCACATCAAAATTTTTGGCGGCGGCGGCGGTGTAATTCTCCCAGAGGAAATCAAGGAGTTGATGGACTACGGGATCGAACGGATTTATTCCCCCGATGACGGAAGGCAAATGGGACTTCAGGGAATGATCAATGATTTGGTGGAACGATGCGATACTGCGGTTCCCGATTTACAAGTTCCGAAAGGGAAAAAGTTGGAAGATTTACTGGCAAATAAAGATTCAAATACCATTGCTCGATTGATTTCCCTTGCTGAAAACCGACATTCAGCATTTGAAAAATATCAAAGTGGGATTCAAAATGGTCAAGGTTCAGTTCCGGTTCTTGGTATTACAGGTACCGGGGGCGCTGGAAAATCAAGTTTGGTGGATGAACTGGTGCGCCGTTTTTTAATTGATTTTCCCGAGAAACATGTGGGCATCATTTCCGTGGACCCCTCCAAACGAAAGACGGGAGGGGCTTTATTGGGAGACCGAATCCGAATGAATTCCATCAACAATGATCGGGTGTACATGCGATCCTTGGCAACGCGTCAATCCAATTTGGCCTTGTCCAAGCATGTTTCCGAAGCGGTCCAAGTGCTCAAGGCGGCACAATACGACCTGATAATCCTGGAAACCTCAGGAATAGGGCAATCCGATACTGAAATCTTGGAACACAGTGATGTGTCGCTTTATGTAATGACCCCTGAGTTTGGCGCGGCTACGCAATTGGAGAAAATTGATATGCTGGATTTTGCGGATTTGGTGGCCATCAATAAGTTCGATAAAAGAGGAGCGTTGGATGCCCTTCGCGATGTTAAAAAACAATATGCCCGCAACCATGGATTGTGGCATGCCAATGAAGATGATCTGCCTATTTACGGCACCATTGCCTCCCAGTTCAACGACCCAGGAATGAACAGCCTCTATAAAAAGGTGATGGATACGTTGGTGGAAAAAGCGGGCTCCAGTTTGGTTTCCCATTTTGAGGTGAGTGAGGAAATGGCGGAGAAAATCTATGTTATTCCACCTTCACGGACCCGTTATTTATCTGAAATAGCAGAAAACAATCGCTCTTATGATATCAAATCAGAGGAGCAATCCAAAATTGCACAGCAGCTATATGGCATTTTCATTACCCTAACCTCCATTTTGGACATGGAATCGGAAAAGTCAGAGAAACTTATTTTGGATAAAACCGGTTTGAACGAGGATGCGGTTTTTTCAAAAATCAAAAATGATGAAGAAAAGACTTTGGCCGGTTTGCTGATCAAGGAATTCGATAAAATCAAAATGAATTTGCTGCCCCAAAATTGGGATACCCTTTTAAAATGGCAGGAAAAAGTCAATCGGTATAAATCCGATGTGTATTCCTTCAAGGTACGCAACCGTGAAGTCAATATAAAAACCCATACGGAATCCTTGTCCCATAGCCAGATACCCAAAGTGGCCTTGCCCAAGTACAAGGCGTGGGGTGATATTCTCCAGTGGATATTACAGGAAAATGTACCAGGTGAATTTCCCTACACGGCCGGATTGTATCCGTTCAAACGGGAAGGGGAGGATCCCACCCGAATGTTCGCGGGTGAAGGCGGCCCGGAACGTACCAACCGGCGGTTCCACTACGTGAGTTTAGATATGCCCGCCAAGCGATTGTCCACTGCATTTGATTCGGTGACCCTTTACGGAAACGACCCAGACCACAGACCTGATATTTACGGAAAAATTGGAAATGCCGGAGTATCCATTTGCTGTTTGGATGATGCCAAAAAGCTCTATTCTGGATTTGATTTGAGCAATCCCATGACCTCGGTGAGTATGACCATCAATGGCCCGGCGCCCATGTTGCTGGGCTTTTTTATGAATGCCGCCATTGACCAAAATTGTGAGAAGTACATCAAAGAAAATGATCTGGAAGGTGAGGTAGAAAAGAAGATTGAAATCCTGTATAAAAAGAAAGATGTACCTCGTCCTACCTATTTTGGTAAACTTCCCGAAGGGAACAACGGACTGGGTTTGTTGCTTCTAGGTGTTACAGGAGACCAAGTGTTGCCCCAAGAGGTGTATGCCAAAATCAAGGGAGAAACCTTAAAACAAGTTCGAGGTACAGTGCAAGCCGATATTTTAAAAGAGGACCAAGCCCAGAACACTTGTATTTTTTCCACGGAGTTTGCCTTGAAATTGATGGGGGATGTGCAGGAATATTTCATTGAACATCAGGTTCGGAATTTCTACTCGGTTTCCATATCGGGCTACCATATCGCTGAGGCAGGAGCAAACCCCATCACGCAATTGGCCTTTACCCTTTCCAATGGATTTACCTATGTTGAGTATTATTTAAGCCGGGGAATGGACATCAACAAATTTGGTCCCAACCTGTCTTTCTTTTTTTCCAACGGAGTAGACCCAGAATATGCGGTTATCGGTAGAGTGGCCCGAAGAATTTGGGCGAAGGCACTTAAGGAAAAATACGAAGCGGACCCCAGGGCCCAAATGCTCAAATACCATATTCAGACATCGGGGAGGAGCCTTCATGCCCAAGAAATCGATTTTAATGATATAAGGACAACACTTCAAGCACTTTATGCCATTTATGATAATTGCAATTCCTTGCACACCAATGCTTATGATGAGGCCATTACCACGCCTACGGAAGAATCGGTACGGAGGGCCATGGCCATCCAATTGATTATTAACAAGGAGTTGGGACTGGCCAAAAATGAAAATCCTATTCAGGGTTCATTTATCATTGAAGAACTTACGGATTTAGTGGAGGAAGCGGTGCTGTTGGAGTTTGATCGAATTACGGAACGGGGCGGTGTGTTGGGTGCTATGGAAACCATGTACCAACGTTCCAAAATTCAGGAAGAAAGTTTGCACTATGAAACCTTGAAGCATTCCGGGGACTATCCCATTATTGGGGTAAACACCTTTTTAAGTTCCAAAGGGTCGCCCACCATTTTGCCAGCAGAAGTTATAAGGGCCACTGAAGAAGAAAAGAAGAATCAAATCAAAACCTTACAAAATTTACATCAACGGGAAAAAGCTAGGGCCGAAAAGCAGTTGAAGGAATTGCAGCAAACTGCAATCAACAATGAAAATATCTTCGACAAATTGATGGAAGTGACCAAGTATTGTTCATTGGGACAAATTACCAAAGCCTTGTTCCAGGTTGGGGGGCAGTACAGAAGAAATATGTAA